Proteins encoded in a region of the Marinococcus sp. PL1-022 genome:
- a CDS encoding NAD(P)/FAD-dependent oxidoreductase codes for MVLESDIYDVTIIGGGPTGLFTAFYGGMRQAKVKIIESMPQLGGQLAALYPEKFIYDVAGFPKVRAQELVDNLIEQMNPFNPEVVLEQSVENVIRNEDDLIELHTDKGVHYTRTIIITAGVGAFQPRKLQIDGMEPYEDSNLHYFVNDLQAFAGEKVTILGGGDSAVDWANMLDPIADVTLAHRRDKFRAHEHSVEQLNQSNVDILTPFQVKDVLGDGERIQQVVFEEVKGTAEQVVDVDSLIVNYGFVSSLGPIKEWGLDIHKNSIVVNTKMETNIPGVYAAGDVTSYDGKVKLIATGFGEAPTAVNNAMNYINPKAKVQPGHSSHMF; via the coding sequence GTGGTATTAGAGTCAGATATATATGATGTGACCATTATTGGCGGCGGCCCCACCGGTTTGTTTACCGCGTTTTACGGAGGGATGCGCCAGGCTAAAGTTAAAATTATTGAAAGCATGCCACAGCTCGGGGGACAGCTTGCTGCCCTTTATCCGGAAAAGTTTATATATGACGTTGCAGGGTTTCCAAAGGTCCGTGCCCAGGAGCTTGTGGATAATTTAATTGAACAGATGAACCCGTTTAACCCGGAGGTAGTGCTTGAACAAAGCGTAGAAAATGTCATCCGCAACGAAGATGACCTGATCGAGCTTCACACGGATAAAGGGGTCCATTACACCCGCACTATCATTATCACTGCCGGTGTAGGCGCCTTTCAGCCAAGGAAGCTTCAAATCGACGGCATGGAGCCATACGAAGACTCCAACCTTCACTATTTCGTTAACGACCTTCAGGCGTTTGCCGGTGAAAAAGTGACAATTCTCGGCGGCGGCGACTCGGCTGTCGACTGGGCGAACATGCTTGATCCGATTGCGGACGTCACTCTTGCCCACCGCCGGGATAAATTCCGCGCCCACGAACACAGCGTCGAACAGCTGAACCAGTCGAATGTGGATATTCTCACACCGTTTCAGGTCAAGGATGTTCTCGGAGACGGCGAACGGATTCAGCAGGTTGTTTTTGAAGAAGTGAAAGGCACTGCTGAACAGGTGGTCGACGTTGATTCCCTGATCGTCAACTACGGCTTCGTTTCTTCCCTGGGACCGATTAAAGAGTGGGGACTTGATATTCATAAAAATTCCATTGTTGTGAACACGAAAATGGAAACAAACATCCCGGGCGTATACGCAGCAGGAGACGTTACTTCCTACGATGGCAAGGTAAAATTAATTGCTACCGGCTTCGGGGAAGCTCCTACGGCAGTGAACAACGCGATGAATTATATTAATCCAAAGGCAAAGGTCCAGCCCGGACACAGCTCCCATATGTTTTAA
- the dapF gene encoding diaminopimelate epimerase, with protein MKFTKMHGLGNSYIYVDVFEETLEEHELPRLARQVADKNKGIGSDGLILIGPSTHEDVKMQVFNADGSEAKNCGNGLRCTAKYAYEHGYVNKERFTIETLGGTMKATVHPDNTGQTVSLVTVDMGAPEFEWAQVPVKNSGQHELVLEAAGRSWQLMPVSMGNPHGVIFVDDTEQAPVEAAGAELETHEAFPEGANIEFVHMRRSDVMDFRVWERGSGITQACGTGACAAVAAAVAAGKSEKDKEVTVHLPGGDLYITWQSSGNILMTGNAEVICTGDYETRRASI; from the coding sequence ATGAAATTTACAAAAATGCACGGGCTTGGCAACAGCTACATTTATGTTGATGTATTTGAAGAAACGCTGGAAGAGCATGAACTGCCGAGGCTCGCCCGGCAGGTAGCCGATAAAAATAAAGGAATAGGCTCAGACGGGCTGATTCTGATCGGGCCGTCGACGCATGAAGACGTGAAGATGCAGGTGTTCAACGCTGATGGCTCAGAAGCGAAAAACTGCGGGAACGGGCTGCGCTGCACAGCCAAGTATGCTTATGAGCATGGTTATGTTAATAAAGAGCGTTTTACGATTGAAACGCTCGGAGGGACGATGAAAGCGACCGTTCATCCGGACAATACCGGTCAGACCGTAAGCCTGGTGACCGTCGACATGGGAGCTCCCGAATTTGAATGGGCCCAGGTGCCTGTTAAAAATTCGGGTCAGCACGAGCTGGTTCTTGAAGCTGCAGGCCGTTCCTGGCAGCTGATGCCTGTATCCATGGGCAATCCACACGGAGTCATCTTCGTGGATGACACAGAGCAGGCGCCGGTGGAAGCAGCCGGCGCGGAGCTTGAAACACACGAAGCCTTTCCGGAAGGGGCCAACATTGAATTCGTGCATATGCGCCGCAGTGATGTAATGGATTTTAGAGTATGGGAGCGCGGCTCTGGTATTACCCAGGCGTGCGGAACAGGCGCTTGTGCGGCGGTGGCAGCCGCGGTGGCAGCCGGAAAAAGTGAAAAAGATAAAGAGGTGACTGTGCATCTTCCCGGCGGTGATCTGTATATTACGTGGCAGTCATCAGGAAATATACTGATGACGGGAAATGCTGAGGTTATCTGCACGGGGGACTATGAAACTAGAAGGGCATCAATATAA
- a CDS encoding YuzB family protein translates to MRPIIEFCMSNLANGSHGAMEELEKDPNLDVIEDICLGYCGRCSMNMYALVNGEPVEGEDEKDLLANIYTHLEENPMF, encoded by the coding sequence GTGAGGCCAATTATTGAGTTTTGCATGAGTAATTTGGCGAACGGCTCTCACGGGGCAATGGAAGAACTTGAAAAAGATCCGAATCTGGATGTTATTGAAGATATATGCTTAGGCTATTGCGGCCGTTGCTCTATGAATATGTACGCGCTTGTGAATGGGGAGCCGGTAGAAGGGGAAGATGAAAAAGATCTTCTTGCCAATATTTATACTCATCTTGAAGAAAACCCAATGTTTTAA
- a CDS encoding TRAP transporter large permease, whose product MLFTLLAIMVIFLALGFPMMVPLILAPLVIVLFFFDAVDPFIMLQQMLEGISSYVLLAVPMFIFAADIMSQGHTSKRLLDFIGAFVGHLRGGYAITTAAACTIFGSISGSTQATVVAIGGPMRQRLLKVGYKDSTAIAFIINASDVALLIPPSIGMIMYSLISGTSLGDMFIAGIGPGLLVFAFFTLYAYIHAKIYSIPLAAKIPWKERGKMTFDAILPLLFPVIIIGGIYSGLFTPTEAAAMAVVYAFVLEVIIYRTVKLKQMFSIALSSGLVTSAVFMLVAGGQVFAWVIQFARIPQMITDTFLGGDPGAIYVLIIVSVFFFIGCMFVDPIVVILILTPIFYPAAIQAGVDPVHLGVIITFQAALGSATPPFGVDIFTASAVFNRSYLDTIRGTPPFIVMMLVIAVLLISFEPISTFLLPDN is encoded by the coding sequence ATGCTTTTTACATTACTTGCGATAATGGTCATCTTTTTAGCACTTGGTTTTCCTATGATGGTTCCATTGATCCTGGCTCCGCTGGTGATAGTGCTGTTTTTCTTTGATGCCGTTGATCCGTTCATCATGCTGCAGCAGATGCTTGAGGGAATATCAAGCTATGTACTTCTGGCGGTTCCAATGTTTATCTTTGCAGCAGACATTATGTCACAGGGCCACACGTCAAAGCGGCTTCTTGATTTCATCGGCGCTTTTGTCGGACATCTCCGGGGCGGTTATGCAATTACCACAGCTGCTGCCTGCACCATTTTCGGTTCGATTTCCGGCTCTACTCAGGCTACGGTGGTGGCAATCGGCGGACCGATGAGGCAGCGGCTGTTAAAGGTAGGCTACAAAGACTCCACAGCTATTGCTTTTATCATTAATGCAAGCGACGTGGCGTTATTAATTCCGCCGAGTATAGGAATGATTATGTATTCTTTAATTTCCGGCACTTCCCTTGGGGATATGTTTATAGCGGGCATCGGGCCCGGCCTTCTCGTATTTGCCTTTTTTACTCTTTATGCCTACATACACGCAAAAATTTACAGTATCCCGCTTGCAGCTAAAATTCCCTGGAAAGAGCGCGGGAAAATGACCTTTGATGCAATCCTGCCTCTCTTATTTCCAGTTATTATTATTGGGGGAATTTATTCCGGCCTTTTTACTCCAACAGAAGCAGCGGCAATGGCCGTCGTGTATGCCTTTGTATTGGAAGTTATTATTTACCGTACAGTAAAGCTGAAGCAGATGTTCAGCATCGCCTTGTCTTCAGGACTCGTAACGTCGGCCGTTTTTATGCTCGTAGCCGGCGGCCAGGTGTTTGCATGGGTCATACAGTTTGCCCGTATTCCGCAAATGATTACTGATACCTTTCTCGGAGGGGACCCGGGCGCGATTTATGTTTTAATTATTGTCTCCGTCTTTTTCTTTATCGGCTGTATGTTTGTGGATCCGATTGTAGTGATTCTCATTTTAACCCCAATCTTCTACCCGGCAGCAATCCAGGCAGGAGTGGACCCGGTTCATTTAGGGGTAATTATCACCTTCCAGGCAGCGCTCGGTTCAGCTACGCCGCCATTTGGCGTCGATATATTCACAGCAAGTGCGGTATTTAATCGATCGTATCTCGATACAATCCGTGGGACGCCGCCATTTATTGTAATGATGCTCGTAATTGCCGTGCTGCTTATCTCGTTTGAGCCTATTTCAACGTTTTTACTTCCTGACAATTAA
- a CDS encoding HesB/IscA family protein — protein sequence MLVLSDAAAQRVLDMIEEEGDSSLYMRVGVKGGGCTGLSYGMGFDSIVEETDQVLEIKGVPIVVDSESAPVLDGVNIDFKENMMGGGFTIDNPNAIASCGCGASFKTATKEGTPEKC from the coding sequence ATGTTAGTATTATCGGATGCAGCAGCACAGCGTGTGCTGGACATGATTGAAGAAGAAGGCGACAGTTCACTATATATGCGTGTAGGCGTAAAGGGTGGCGGATGCACCGGCTTATCCTACGGCATGGGCTTTGATTCCATAGTAGAAGAAACTGACCAGGTGCTTGAAATCAAAGGTGTTCCAATCGTTGTAGACAGTGAGAGTGCTCCTGTTCTTGACGGCGTAAACATCGATTTTAAAGAAAACATGATGGGCGGCGGCTTTACGATCGACAACCCGAACGCCATCGCTTCCTGCGGCTGCGGCGCATCGTTCAAGACCGCAACCAAAGAAGGCACACCGGAGAAATGCTAG
- the mqnE gene encoding aminofutalosine synthase MqnE — MAITLNRDADMQRIADKVREGERLSIEDGLYLYETADLLTVAQLANEVNERKNGDNVYFIENMYINPTNVCEASCSFCGFKRKPGEENAYTMHEEELLEYVEKRWNDNIREFHIVGGHNTDVPFEYYLNTVRVLKKHYPQAKVKAYTGAEIEFFARHAGISMREVLVELQKAGLDTLPGGGAEILTENYRAKMSPDKATTFEWLEAHELAHDLGMRTHATMLYGSIESKEERLIHMDRVRALQDKTNGFMVFIPLAMQPRKLDAGLHQRTSAFDDLRTVAISRLMLDNFDHIKAYWINIGAQLTQMALTFGSDDIHGTLIEERISHSVGALTSQGITRKELIHLIKTAGKTPVERDTFYNIVKSY, encoded by the coding sequence ATGGCGATCACCTTGAATCGCGACGCCGACATGCAGCGCATTGCCGACAAAGTCCGAGAAGGAGAACGATTATCCATTGAAGACGGCCTCTACCTCTATGAAACAGCAGACCTGTTAACCGTGGCCCAGTTGGCAAATGAGGTGAACGAAAGAAAAAACGGGGATAACGTTTATTTCATCGAAAATATGTACATCAACCCGACCAACGTATGCGAAGCCAGCTGTTCGTTTTGCGGATTTAAACGTAAGCCCGGCGAGGAAAACGCGTATACGATGCATGAAGAAGAACTACTCGAATACGTCGAGAAACGCTGGAATGACAACATCCGGGAATTTCACATCGTTGGCGGCCACAACACAGATGTGCCGTTTGAATATTATTTAAATACCGTCCGTGTGTTGAAAAAGCATTACCCACAGGCAAAGGTTAAAGCCTATACAGGAGCTGAAATCGAATTTTTTGCCCGTCACGCAGGGATCAGCATGCGCGAAGTCCTCGTAGAGCTGCAAAAGGCGGGACTCGATACGCTTCCAGGCGGCGGCGCTGAAATTCTTACCGAGAATTACCGTGCGAAAATGAGTCCGGACAAAGCGACGACGTTTGAATGGCTCGAAGCTCACGAACTCGCTCATGATCTTGGCATGCGTACGCACGCCACTATGCTGTACGGGTCGATTGAATCGAAGGAGGAACGGCTCATTCATATGGACCGTGTCCGTGCCCTGCAGGACAAAACCAATGGATTTATGGTCTTTATCCCGCTCGCCATGCAGCCGCGCAAGCTCGATGCCGGCCTGCACCAGCGCACCTCCGCCTTCGATGATCTGCGGACTGTGGCGATTTCACGACTGATGCTTGATAACTTTGATCACATCAAAGCATACTGGATTAACATCGGTGCCCAGCTGACCCAGATGGCCCTCACGTTTGGCTCCGACGATATTCACGGCACTCTGATCGAGGAACGGATCTCCCACTCTGTCGGCGCGCTGACATCCCAGGGGATTACCCGTAAGGAACTGATCCACCTGATTAAAACTGCCGGAAAAACTCCGGTGGAACGGGATACCTTCTATAACATTGTTAAATCCTATTAA
- a CDS encoding NAD(P)/FAD-dependent oxidoreductase, producing the protein MEKIIVLGGGYGGMRFLQRVLGSDLPQDVDITLVDKLPYHCMKTEYYALAAGTESDDEVRVPFPDHSRLKIHFGTIDHIDMENQMVIMSDSSSLPYDKLIAGLGSVDNFHGVPGAEEHSYSIQSMEATRRTYEAISNLPPKAAVSIVGAGLSGVELASELRESRSDLHIRLFDRGETILPMFPKRLSNYVQNWFEKHDVEVISNSDITTVTAEGLYNHEDWIQSEAIIWTAGIQPNKIIRELDTEKDRKGRIILTPHHHLTNDENIFIVGDCASLPHAPSAQLAEGQAEQIATIMKKRWKNESLPETMPEIKLKGTLGSLGKKHGFGVMGGTAKAAVTGRVARLLKSGVLWMYKNHSGV; encoded by the coding sequence ATGGAAAAAATTATCGTATTAGGCGGAGGCTACGGCGGGATGCGTTTTCTTCAGCGCGTGCTCGGCAGTGACCTCCCCCAGGATGTTGATATTACATTAGTGGACAAACTTCCGTATCACTGTATGAAAACCGAATACTACGCGCTTGCTGCCGGTACCGAATCGGACGATGAGGTGCGTGTTCCGTTCCCGGATCATTCCCGGTTAAAAATTCACTTTGGCACGATCGACCATATCGATATGGAAAATCAGATGGTGATCATGTCTGACTCTTCTTCGCTTCCTTATGACAAACTCATTGCCGGCCTTGGCTCAGTGGACAACTTTCACGGTGTCCCGGGAGCAGAAGAGCACTCCTACAGTATCCAGAGCATGGAAGCAACACGCCGAACATACGAAGCTATCAGTAACCTTCCGCCAAAAGCAGCAGTCAGCATCGTAGGTGCCGGACTCAGCGGGGTAGAGCTGGCCAGCGAGCTACGGGAGAGCCGCTCAGATCTCCACATACGTCTGTTTGATCGCGGGGAGACTATTCTTCCCATGTTCCCGAAGCGGCTTAGTAACTACGTGCAGAACTGGTTTGAAAAGCACGATGTTGAAGTTATCAGCAATTCCGATATCACCACCGTGACGGCAGAAGGCCTGTACAACCATGAAGACTGGATCCAGTCGGAAGCGATCATTTGGACCGCAGGCATCCAGCCCAACAAAATCATTCGCGAGCTTGATACGGAAAAAGACCGGAAGGGACGAATTATTTTAACGCCCCACCATCATTTAACAAACGATGAAAATATTTTTATCGTTGGGGACTGTGCCAGCCTGCCACACGCTCCAAGCGCCCAGCTTGCCGAGGGCCAGGCAGAACAAATCGCTACAATTATGAAAAAAAGATGGAAAAACGAATCGCTTCCGGAAACGATGCCTGAGATCAAGCTTAAAGGCACCCTCGGATCGTTAGGGAAAAAGCACGGCTTCGGTGTGATGGGCGGTACTGCCAAAGCAGCAGTGACCGGCCGCGTCGCCCGTCTGTTAAAAAGCGGCGTGCTCTGGATGTACAAAAACCATTCCGGCGTATAA
- a CDS encoding TRAP transporter small permease: MKILKWLDLGLKRTEEAVLSLAIITITVMVAGNTISRNLGLGGWAFAEEISQIAIYMATFLGLGYVARQGRHISMTALFDNVPYKFRKTLALIIPLVTALVLFALAYYSYDYVLASQNRVTNYLRISYVWMVVWAPVGFLLGGVQFLRNFWVNVKNKDVYIAAERKDYDTEQEAKESNQL; this comes from the coding sequence TTGAAAATATTAAAGTGGCTTGACTTAGGGCTCAAACGGACGGAAGAGGCGGTGCTGTCGCTTGCGATCATTACAATAACGGTGATGGTGGCAGGCAATACCATCAGCAGGAACCTCGGTCTCGGCGGCTGGGCGTTCGCAGAAGAAATCAGCCAGATTGCGATTTATATGGCGACATTTCTCGGGCTCGGCTATGTGGCCAGGCAGGGCAGGCATATCAGCATGACGGCATTATTTGATAATGTACCGTACAAGTTCCGGAAAACGCTGGCGCTTATTATTCCACTCGTTACAGCATTAGTGCTGTTTGCTTTGGCATATTACTCCTACGACTATGTATTGGCATCGCAGAACAGGGTCACTAACTACCTCCGGATTTCCTATGTTTGGATGGTGGTGTGGGCGCCTGTCGGCTTTCTGCTTGGAGGGGTTCAGTTTCTACGGAACTTCTGGGTAAATGTGAAAAATAAAGACGTCTACATCGCAGCAGAGCGAAAAGACTACGATACAGAGCAGGAAGCAAAAGAATCCAACCAACTATAA
- a CDS encoding NAD(P)/FAD-dependent oxidoreductase, producing MAGKTNIVVLGAGYAGLVSASKLAKEVGTDNANITLVSRHDYHYQTTWLHEPAAGTLHHDRTRIKVSKILDLNKINFVQDEATKVVTEEKKVTLASGGELQYDYIIVGVGAISETFGIEGVYENSYHRWTVDGARQMKDRIEYMFARYHSDEAKEEDLTFVVAGAGFTGMEFMGELSERVPKLCKEYDVPRNKVKMYVIEAMPTALPGFDPELVEYAMNLLENRGVEFKLDSPIKAVTENSVELNTGESVKTSTVIWATGVRGNPLIEESGFENNRARVKVDDDLRAPGHEREFIIGDCSLIINTEIDRPFPPTAQIALQQGETAADNIKALMEGRPTEAFVADIKGTVASLGGKEAIGVVGSKKLYGRPAYFMKKVIENRALWVLGGFGFLLRKGQSPF from the coding sequence ATGGCAGGAAAAACAAATATTGTTGTTTTAGGCGCTGGCTATGCTGGTCTCGTTTCCGCTTCTAAGCTCGCAAAAGAAGTAGGAACAGACAATGCAAACATTACGCTGGTCAGCAGGCACGATTATCATTACCAAACCACCTGGCTGCATGAGCCGGCTGCAGGAACGCTTCACCATGACCGCACCCGTATTAAAGTCAGTAAAATTCTTGATTTAAATAAAATTAACTTCGTGCAGGACGAAGCTACGAAGGTCGTTACAGAAGAAAAGAAGGTAACGCTTGCTTCTGGCGGTGAACTGCAGTACGACTACATCATCGTAGGTGTTGGGGCTATCTCTGAAACGTTCGGCATCGAAGGCGTTTATGAAAACTCCTACCACCGTTGGACCGTGGACGGCGCCCGCCAGATGAAAGACCGTATTGAATATATGTTTGCCCGCTATCACAGCGACGAAGCAAAAGAAGAAGACCTGACGTTCGTTGTAGCAGGCGCCGGCTTTACCGGTATGGAATTTATGGGCGAGCTGAGTGAGCGCGTGCCTAAGCTTTGCAAAGAGTACGATGTGCCGCGCAATAAAGTAAAAATGTACGTTATTGAAGCGATGCCGACAGCGCTTCCAGGCTTTGATCCGGAGCTTGTGGAGTATGCGATGAATTTACTTGAAAACCGGGGAGTAGAATTCAAACTGGATTCACCGATCAAAGCAGTAACGGAAAACAGCGTCGAGCTGAATACTGGGGAATCCGTAAAAACATCGACAGTAATCTGGGCAACTGGTGTCCGCGGCAACCCGCTTATCGAGGAGTCCGGCTTTGAAAACAACCGTGCCCGTGTGAAAGTTGATGATGATCTGCGTGCTCCCGGCCACGAACGCGAATTTATTATTGGTGACTGTTCCCTGATCATCAATACAGAAATCGACCGTCCATTCCCGCCGACAGCTCAAATCGCTCTCCAGCAGGGCGAAACAGCTGCCGATAACATCAAAGCATTGATGGAAGGACGTCCGACAGAAGCATTTGTAGCCGATATCAAAGGTACAGTGGCTTCTCTCGGTGGAAAAGAAGCGATTGGCGTTGTAGGTTCGAAAAAGCTTTACGGCCGTCCCGCCTACTTTATGAAAAAAGTAATCGAAAACCGTGCATTATGGGTTCTCGGCGGCTTTGGCTTCCTGCTTCGCAAAGGACAAAGCCCGTTCTAA
- a CDS encoding divergent PAP2 family protein has protein sequence MELLQNFPLLVALSSILLAQAIKIPLGFIAAKTWDASLITSTGGMPSSHSAAVTSLSTAIGIEQGFDSNLFAICIVFGVIVMFDATGVRRHAGYHATVLNQLVNDFNRLVTEARSWQQKREPEKRQELKELLGHQPIEVIFGAIFGVAITFAAHAIFIV, from the coding sequence ATGGAATTACTGCAGAACTTCCCACTCTTAGTGGCATTATCTTCTATCTTATTAGCACAGGCGATTAAAATACCCCTTGGTTTCATTGCTGCCAAGACCTGGGACGCTTCACTCATCACAAGCACCGGCGGCATGCCAAGCTCCCACTCCGCAGCTGTCACCTCACTTTCTACAGCTATCGGTATTGAGCAGGGGTTTGATTCGAATCTTTTTGCCATCTGCATCGTTTTTGGCGTTATTGTAATGTTTGATGCTACCGGCGTCCGGAGGCACGCGGGCTATCATGCCACCGTATTGAATCAGCTGGTTAACGACTTCAACCGTCTCGTGACGGAAGCCCGGTCCTGGCAGCAAAAACGGGAGCCCGAAAAACGCCAGGAGCTGAAGGAGCTGCTTGGCCACCAGCCGATTGAAGTTATCTTCGGCGCTATCTTCGGGGTTGCTATAACGTTTGCGGCTCATGCGATTTTTATCGTGTGA
- a CDS encoding aryl-sulfate sulfotransferase yields the protein MTFLILALAAGWIIIAENTSQTVSFSIFHSASTTSSETSLIEEQEEMEKEWRQEYIDGNHTFDNPMVIQDPYGEAPLTALTKFRTENPSRITVTVASRGDVQDITHTYPAFNQEHEVPVLGLYPGTDNEVTIEAEDRQGNVQEQTVSLETDDTPAFAHNREVIESSPAEMEPGLTFITPGKSKAYGVDEQGDIRWYSSRTGGFVFKRLSNGNLLLGASQSEDKRNEYLFETDMLGKIQNQYKVNLPNYEDTNVIHHDAIELPNNNLLVTVHDNSNAYEEDTMVEIDRATGETVETLDLKDIFPAEAYEEYSGPNESDGDWMHLNAIWYDKENRSILISGRHQSAVLSLTYPEMNINWILGAPEGWSADMAKKVLEPENGNLKYPGAQHAPMILPDQDDNPDTKDVLLFDNNTTITRGDESISRDYSQGIQYRINEEEGTVETVWKYGEERGKDFFSNVVGDADYMYETTNRLLTSGYQKVNDGYQATIVETAGDTGEVVYELELSGIKKGDGRVVYRSERMPLYPEAWNYSSASPSGASSD from the coding sequence ATGACTTTTCTGATCCTCGCCCTTGCGGCCGGGTGGATCATTATTGCAGAAAACACCAGCCAGACCGTTTCTTTTTCCATTTTTCATAGTGCTTCCACCACAAGCAGCGAGACCAGTTTAATCGAAGAGCAGGAAGAAATGGAAAAGGAGTGGCGGCAGGAATATATTGACGGAAACCATACGTTTGACAATCCCATGGTAATCCAGGACCCCTACGGCGAAGCTCCGTTGACCGCTTTAACGAAATTTCGCACAGAAAACCCAAGCCGTATTACTGTAACTGTTGCCAGTCGCGGCGATGTACAGGACATTACGCATACATACCCTGCCTTTAACCAGGAGCACGAAGTCCCTGTTCTCGGGCTGTATCCCGGCACAGATAATGAAGTTACTATAGAAGCCGAGGACCGCCAGGGAAACGTTCAGGAGCAGACCGTTTCCCTGGAAACTGACGATACTCCTGCTTTCGCTCATAACAGAGAGGTAATAGAAAGCTCCCCGGCGGAAATGGAACCTGGTCTTACTTTCATAACCCCTGGCAAATCCAAGGCTTATGGAGTGGATGAGCAGGGAGATATTCGCTGGTACTCCTCCCGGACCGGGGGCTTTGTGTTTAAACGGCTCTCCAATGGCAATCTGCTGCTCGGGGCATCGCAGTCTGAGGATAAACGCAATGAGTATCTGTTTGAGACGGACATGCTCGGGAAGATTCAGAACCAGTACAAGGTTAACCTGCCCAATTACGAGGACACTAACGTCATTCACCACGATGCCATTGAGCTGCCTAACAATAATCTGTTAGTTACCGTGCATGACAACAGCAATGCTTATGAAGAGGATACTATGGTGGAAATCGATCGCGCTACCGGCGAAACGGTGGAAACGCTCGATTTAAAAGATATCTTCCCTGCTGAAGCGTACGAAGAATATTCCGGCCCGAACGAAAGTGACGGCGACTGGATGCATCTGAATGCCATTTGGTACGACAAGGAAAACAGGAGCATTCTTATATCCGGCCGCCATCAGAGCGCGGTCCTCAGCTTAACGTATCCTGAAATGAACATTAACTGGATTCTCGGGGCCCCTGAAGGCTGGTCTGCGGACATGGCCAAAAAAGTGCTGGAGCCCGAAAACGGTAATTTAAAATATCCCGGCGCCCAGCATGCCCCGATGATTCTTCCAGACCAGGATGACAATCCGGACACAAAAGACGTTCTTCTGTTTGATAACAACACGACTATCACTCGCGGCGATGAATCCATCAGCAGAGACTACAGTCAGGGCATACAATACCGGATCAATGAAGAGGAAGGTACGGTAGAGACCGTTTGGAAATACGGAGAAGAGCGCGGGAAAGACTTTTTCTCCAACGTGGTCGGTGATGCTGATTATATGTACGAAACCACGAACCGCCTGCTCACCTCCGGGTACCAGAAGGTGAATGACGGCTATCAGGCCACTATCGTTGAAACTGCCGGCGACACTGGGGAAGTAGTGTACGAGCTCGAGCTTTCCGGCATTAAAAAAGGCGACGGACGGGTAGTTTACCGATCGGAGCGGATGCCGCTTTATCCGGAAGCATGGAATTACTCTTCCGCCTCTCCTTCAGGTGCTTCTTCCGATTGA